A segment of the Candidatus Pelagisphaera phototrophica genome:
CTTTATTAGTAAACGGAGAAGACGGACACCGTGTTGTTTGGTGCAAAAGCTTGTTCTCTGACTGACCTTCACGGTGACAGAGAAATATGTTTAAAAATATAAAGCATTGACCGTAAGAGAGATAGCAACTGTCATCTGATCTTATTCTCGTCTAAAGTCTCTTATCGCGGCAAATCCTTTAGAAGGGGTCAGATTGGTTCGGTAGCAGTAGTGCCAATCATTCGGCACTTACGCAGATCGTATCTAGTTAAAAAAACCTGACTAAGTGAGGAATCGCGAGAACCAGCCTTGCACGTCAATTTTCATCTACAGAAAGATCAGTTTGAATTAGTTGTCTTTCTCTTTGTCTCAATTTGAGCAGCAACTTTTGTTACTAATTCGAATTTGGGGTCCAATTCGACGTGTGTTCATAACCTTCGTCAAGTTTGGAGCATATCAATTGAAAAGAAATCAAGTTCACGCCTTCAGGCTACAATACGTTTTCTTTGGCACAAGATTTGCAACCTGATTCGCAACCACACGAATCTGGCACCGCTAAAGGCGCCTGCTTATCAAAAACATTTTACATGAGGACTAACCGTCGAATTTTGCAAGTAGGGATTTTAACATGCAGCCTGCTAACTTGCAGTAGCATTTACGCCTCGGAGCTCGAAGATGCGAGAGCCGCATTCATCGAATGGTCCAAGGTTAAATCACAATTATCTAAAGAAAAAGCTGATTGGGTGGACGAGGAGGCTCTCTTAGAAGACATGATTTTAACATCAGAGGCTGAACTAGGCAGCCTAGAGGAAAGCATCGAGGAACTAGAAAACGGTTCAAGTGCCTCTGACAAACAAAAAGGTGTGCTCCTTGAAGAAATAAATGAGGCGAAAAAGACCTCGAGTCACCTCCAAGATGGAGTTTCTGAATACGAAAAGTATTTAATTGATTTACTGCCGAAGTTACCAGAGCCATTAAAAAGAGACCTGCAACAGCTTACACAAAGGCTTCCATATGATGCGAAAAAGGCAGAGAGACTGGCCTTATCTCAAAGGTTCCAAACGGTTGTCGGTATACTGGCTCAGATCGAGAAGTTTCATTCTCAGATCTCTCTTGTATCGGAGATTAAAGAAACAGAGTCAGGAAAAGCGAAAGAGGTCAAAACAATCTATTTTGGATTATCCCATGCTTACTTTGCGGACGCGGGTGCAGAGTACGCAGGATTTGGATATCCCCAAGGAGACGGCTGGAAATGGACTTCAGTTTCTGGCGAAATAGCTGAAAACATAGCTAAAGCAATAGCAGTTAACCAAAACGACGAGCCGCCAGTGTTCGTATCTCTCCCAATCAAAATTTTAGACTGAATCGGTACAATTATTCTATATGAAATTTAATTTAAAAATTCCGTGCTTATTTTTACACATAGCTATTACTCAAATTGCATATGTTTCGCTCTTTGCAGAAAGTTTAAGCAACCTGTCCGACAGTGCGGAATCTAGACTTGAAACAGCGATAGATGAATTGGCAGAATTTCGCAATAAAGTTGCCGAACAAAAAATTCCAATAGCCACAGAAGTAAGAGAGCTTTCACAGCAAGTCGAGCTTAAGCGATCAGAGCAGCAATTATTGCAAAGACGCAAAGATAATTCTGGCTTGGAGATCTCATCCTTAGAAAGTCAACTTACCGCAAGAGAAGACGAAATAGCTTATATTTCAAATCTTCTTCTTGATTATGCAAATCGCTTAAATGCATCAGTTCATCCGAGTGAAATGCAATTGTACCAAGACGACCTTCTGGCTGTTTTAAATGCAAGCGAGAAGGGTGGTGTCGCGACTGATGATCTGATTCAGATAAGATTATCGGCAGTAAAGATGGGTTTAGAAAGGATCGATAAAAATGCGGCAGGATTCTCTTTCCCTGGGGAAGCTATTTCAGCAGATGGCAGCGTAGTTGAAGGAAAATTCGCTCACCTGGGTCCCGTATCATTTTTCGCTTCTTCCGACGGTAGTTCAGCTGGTTTAGTTGAGCGGGGTGCTTCAATAGAACCAAGAATTCTCACGTTCGATCCAGACTCCAATATGGCAATTGCTAATTTCGTTCAAGCAGGAGAGGGCGAAATCCCCTTGGACACCTCGGGCGGCAGAGCAACTGCGATTTCAGCCACGAAGGAAACCCTCGTCGAGCACATAGGAAAAGGGGGTCTCTGGATGTACCCGATTTTGAGTTTTGCATTTCTTTCGCTATCCATTGCGGCCTTCAAATTCTTGGAGCTAAGCAAATACAAACTGTTGTCGCCATCAATAGTTTACGACGTTTTAGAGCACCTTCAAAAATCAGATAATGCTGGAGCGGAGAGAATAGTGAAAAGCTATGGCGGAACGGAATCTCGCATACTATTGAAGGGCATCAAAAACCACCATTTACCCAAAGAACTTTTAGAAGAAATTTTATTCGAGGATTTGCTCGAAGAGAAACCTAAATTAGAGAGGGGCCTGTCTTTTATAAGCGTTACAGCAGCTGTCGCACCATTACTCGGGCTGCTTGGGACTGTGACAGGCATGATAAATACATTTAAGTTAATTACTCTTTTTGGTACCGGAGACGCAAAGTCTCTATCGTCGGGGATTTCGGAAGCACTTATCACCACAGAATTTGGTTTGGTTGTAGCAATACCTTCACTTTTGCTATCAGCCTTTCTCAGTAGGAAAGCGAATTCGATGATCGCTAAGATGGAGAAAACTTCTG
Coding sequences within it:
- a CDS encoding DUF3450 family protein; this encodes MRTNRRILQVGILTCSLLTCSSIYASELEDARAAFIEWSKVKSQLSKEKADWVDEEALLEDMILTSEAELGSLEESIEELENGSSASDKQKGVLLEEINEAKKTSSHLQDGVSEYEKYLIDLLPKLPEPLKRDLQQLTQRLPYDAKKAERLALSQRFQTVVGILAQIEKFHSQISLVSEIKETESGKAKEVKTIYFGLSHAYFADAGAEYAGFGYPQGDGWKWTSVSGEIAENIAKAIAVNQNDEPPVFVSLPIKILD
- a CDS encoding MotA/TolQ/ExbB proton channel family protein — protein: MKFNLKIPCLFLHIAITQIAYVSLFAESLSNLSDSAESRLETAIDELAEFRNKVAEQKIPIATEVRELSQQVELKRSEQQLLQRRKDNSGLEISSLESQLTAREDEIAYISNLLLDYANRLNASVHPSEMQLYQDDLLAVLNASEKGGVATDDLIQIRLSAVKMGLERIDKNAAGFSFPGEAISADGSVVEGKFAHLGPVSFFASSDGSSAGLVERGASIEPRILTFDPDSNMAIANFVQAGEGEIPLDTSGGRATAISATKETLVEHIGKGGLWMYPILSFAFLSLSIAAFKFLELSKYKLLSPSIVYDVLEHLQKSDNAGAERIVKSYGGTESRILLKGIKNHHLPKELLEEILFEDLLEEKPKLERGLSFISVTAAVAPLLGLLGTVTGMINTFKLITLFGTGDAKSLSSGISEALITTEFGLVVAIPSLLLSAFLSRKANSMIAKMEKTSVIFVNGVSLLEAPTNDNS